The Atribacteraceae bacterium genome contains a region encoding:
- a CDS encoding SDR family oxidoreductase — translation MELRLIQKNVVVTGGASGIGEETAKAFSREGARVAILDVDSGRGDRVLQEIRKEGGKADFFRIDLTSEPDIRVGISRIAGEFGGIDILVNNAARYRQGDVRSFRKIDLEDLLAINIVGVLWMTRYVTESMISSGKKGVIVNVASEAGLVGIQNQVIYNLTKAAVISITRSCAIDLAPHGIRVNCVCPGTTETPLLEEALSRVQDPASVRSSIEKSRPLCRLGQPEEIASAILMMATDRLGYATGAVLSIDGGYTVW, via the coding sequence GTGGAACTAAGGCTTATCCAGAAAAATGTGGTTGTTACCGGTGGTGCCTCGGGGATCGGTGAGGAAACGGCAAAAGCTTTTTCTCGTGAGGGAGCCCGCGTAGCCATTCTTGATGTGGATTCTGGGCGGGGTGATCGCGTTCTCCAGGAGATCCGGAAAGAGGGCGGAAAAGCCGATTTTTTTCGGATTGATTTGACGTCGGAACCGGATATTCGTGTCGGAATCAGCCGGATTGCCGGTGAATTCGGCGGGATCGATATTCTGGTGAACAATGCCGCCCGGTATCGACAGGGAGATGTTCGTTCTTTTCGGAAAATCGACCTGGAAGATCTCCTGGCGATCAATATCGTGGGTGTTTTATGGATGACCCGCTATGTGACCGAAAGCATGATCAGCTCAGGGAAAAAAGGCGTTATTGTCAATGTGGCCTCCGAGGCAGGTTTGGTCGGTATCCAAAACCAGGTGATTTACAATCTTACCAAGGCGGCCGTCATTTCGATTACGCGAAGCTGTGCCATAGACCTGGCTCCTCACGGGATCCGGGTCAACTGTGTATGTCCCGGGACCACCGAAACCCCGTTGCTGGAGGAAGCTCTTTCCCGGGTACAGGATCCCGCTTCCGTCCGTAGCTCTATCGAAAAAAGCCGTCCCCTGTGCCGGCTCGGCCAGCCGGAAGAGATTGCCTCGGCGATTCTGATGATGGCCACCGATAGGCTCGGATACGCCACCGGTGCAGTGTTGAGTATCGACGGAGGGTATACGGTGTGGTAA